The following is a genomic window from Platichthys flesus chromosome 13, fPlaFle2.1, whole genome shotgun sequence.
TAACCTTACAGAGAATCACTTTAACTGATTCGATTATATTAGATCGATTGGGGATTTAAACACAATAGAGCTATTCCACTATTGCCACAAACTTTTGTAAAGATACTTTGGTGATATGTAATTTATTGATTCATAAAACAAAATGCATTAATAATTTCCTATGCACAAAACAGAAGCCTTAACcagcttaaataaataaattgaattgatAACAGACTAACTAATTAATGCAAACAAGTTATAGTAGCTCAATTGTTAACtttaatctaaaataaaaatggaataCTTTTTGTGTTCTACTAATTGCCAGTAACACAGATTTGTATTAAGTTGGTCCAAAAAGTTACTTTTTTCAGTGTATATGCTTTGTCTATATAAAATACTACAACACCAACAGTTAAACAATTGCATTGGTGCTCAGTTAATCGATGATTATGTGaataattttcaaaatattataatatagcAGGAAGACGTCATTTATAACTGTAACATGCAGGTTACAGTTTCTTCTTCACAATCTCTTTAATTGTAACAGTGCTGATACAGCAACTTTAAATCGCTCAAGGGCAGATGTGCAAACCCTAGTGTTACCTTTACAATTGTCCCCCCTAAAGATGGGCAAGTAGGAACCAAAGGCAATGAGAATGTAAATAAGAAACCAAAAAtgcacatatttacatataaactCATCTAATGATATGCAATACTTGTATTTGATaatgacatttttaattatataatgaGCTTAATTCTAGGATACAAAAGATCTAATATGAAACAGAAAGTAGTATTAATATATTTGCAATACAATAAGTAAACAATTTTTCTTACATAGTTCAAAGAATGCTCTAAAATGAaaaggtaataataataataatttaataataattataataataataatagtaataataataataataaaagtactATTACCTGGAAAACACCATCAAAGTTCTTGACCTTGAGGTGAGGCGGTAGCTTGAACTGGTTGCGGATGTCATTGCGGCGCTTTCCGGTGTAGGGCACATCGACGGTGAGGACCAGGGCCTTGTATCCCAGCGCCTCGACACGGTGCACTATCTGCTCTGAGAGCTTCCGGTCCCGGTACACATACAGCTGGAACCAGCGGTATCCGTTCGGTGCTGCTGCCACGATCTCCTCCACCGAGCAGGTGGAGTAGGTGCTGGTGATGTAGCAGGTGTTCAGGGCCTCCGTGGCTGTGTGGAGAAAGATGAGAAGTGACTTGATATGTAGATCCAAAAAACCCTCTGGGTTCTCTGTGAATATCTACCAAAGTCCATTTATTAATCAACTAAATTGTTGAAAGCTCAGTTCATATCGGCCTTTATTTCAGTCATATGCTTCCATCTAGTGTTGGCTATGTATGCTACGTTATTACTGGATAATAGTTATAGATAAACAcaaatttgttaaaaaaacaatctcatGATCTTTTCCATTTGAGAAAGGGTTTTGTCATGTTTGGAACCAAAACCTTGAACTCAAACTAAATTAAGTAAGGGCTCCTCTATTAAATCTTACACGTATCAGGTCAATTCAAATAAAGAGACGCTCTCGCTgacccacaaacacagaaacacagtccTCACCCCGAGCTGTGGCCACCTCTCCCTCATGCCAGGCCAGGCAGTGGAAGGCCGTAGGTGCGATGCCCACAGGAAAACTGATTTCTGTCCCCTGCACGGTGGTCCGTGTGTCGCTCACCGACACATCCCGCAAGATCCGAGGCCTCAGACGGATCCTGGGTGTGGAGAGCAGATGAACATGTGATATCAACATGATGAAGGGGCTGAAAGTTCAGGTAGATGCCGGTGTTCACTCAGGTGAAAACTACAATGTGGGGAATTTGTAGGAAAAGCATCTTTTGACCAGCTAAAGATCTGCAGAGGTTGAAGTGGACGATTACAATTATTGCATTTATAATTGATTAATGTCCAGATTATTTAGCCGATTAAGTGATTAGTTCAATAATTCAATTGCTTTGCTTTACTtaacaaacataaatcaaaGATAATTCAGCTCATGCCACTGCAGTCACACAAAATGACCTAATTTTAACATTTGATAGATATCATTGATCTGAAACATTTGTGGCCTGATAAATGATATACCGTGGCTATTTAAATGAAAGCTGCCATGGTATGAATCATATGTCTCTAATGGTAGGGAAGTTTACATTGTCTCATATGTGTTATGTTATAAAATGGCACATATCTATGAAAAGGACTTCATAACATTGTTatgtttaaaaactcaaaatatataattacGTAAAGTAAAAGTATATATAAGTACTATAACACTGACTGTCTGCCTCGTTTTTCTCATTTGGAGATAAAAAAGTCTTGACCTGTGATGGAACCAAACCAGAATATTGATACAGTATTGCTAAAACATGATCTAATattatataagtctatatataAGTCAAAGAGAGTCTATCTGTCAAAGGCAAATCCTCATTGTGATGATAACCTGCTTTTCTGAGACACACCATATTTCTTGGAATCAGGAGAAGCTGTGATTCTGTTTTCCCAAACCTCGGAGGTAACATCATCTTTCCAGGACACAACCCAACCTTTATTCCAACTGGGAGAAAGAAATTCCAACCTGACGCCAAATGCACCGGCGAATAAATCCTTGGTAACAGGTTTGTTGGAGCAAAAACATGTATGTACACATCATCACAGAGAGGAAAAGCCCAGTCTATAGGTTTTCAGAAAGACATGAGCAAAGCTGAGAGGAATGCATGAGGAGACatgcagaggaaaaacattcTGACAAGATACAAAAATAACTTGGTCCCATTGAAAACAACTTTCAAAACAGATCATTAGTTTTTATAAAGGAGCTGGAACAACAACCTTGCATTAGCTCCGGGGGGAATATAAGTGTCTGTTTGTGATCAGAAAGAGTTAAAACCACACGTCCAAAACTGTTTAAACTGAAATTAATTACAGCAGATTAAAGTCCACAAAAACTTTGATTTACGATATTTTACAAGCTGCGTCCTCGTCCGACCAGcagttgaaaaacaaatcatgtcAACCTCAAGAGGTGAAGTACTTTATTCAACATGTCAGTACGTGTCAGTGAGTTTAGGTGACACTGATTGCactgaaaatgtcaataaaatccTGTTTACTCTCTGTGCTGTGTAGAGGTGACCCGGCATGTTACCATAAATACAAGTATCCAAGTATTAAAAGGGACTGTTGCTGAACtgattttgtgtatttgtgtagaGACTGTAAACTGTACCTTTTATAGGCCAGCAGATTGTCGTCCCTGGTGCAGCACTCGTCTGCTCCGGCTGCGTAATAATCCCAGGTGGCCTTTGAGAGATGCTCCTTGGCATACTCCTCAAAATCCGTCAGGCATACCATTGCCATCTCTGCACAGCGACCCCCCTCTCTGTTGGCGGGTCAGAGATCAGAACATCTTCAGTCTCAAGCTTATTCACATTGACCAGAACgaaatttacattaaaaaaactatgGCACACAATGGGGCGCAATTCTCTCCCCACAGTCCCAACAGCCAgccatttaaattcactatcCAGATTGTTATTGGAGCTGCACCAACTTGTAAACACTCACAGTATCAGTTCCCTGAACATATCTTTTTTGCATATAGATccgtgaattattctctgagagaACAAGGTAAAAAGTCCAAAAAAAACCTTGTCTTAAAAACAATTCCTggaaaaaccaaacacattGACTGGGTTGAAAACACAACTCCAACAGtttccttatgaaaccacatttaacttCAATAGATGGATTTTTggagatctgcaccaaattgtacacactcataaatatcagtcccctaaatctGGCAGAttctttttcattaagatccactTTAGAATTTAACGGGTCCTTCTATGTCCCATTCCTGTAAATTTAATGAAACGTAATTGCATAATCCTGTTTAAAGTCAGACAATcaccattaataaaaaaactcctCCAAGATACATTATACCTCATACACAGGCCGTATAATGATGGTTCActtaaaatatagattttaataTCCAAAATATCTCTTGATCATATCAATAATATAAACTCCCTCTTGTTACACACagtcagttgtttttgtttatcccCAAACTGTTATCTCTCCTCCAGTGTCAAACAGGATCTGTCACCAAGAAGCTACAGGCACcaacagacaacaacaacaagactTACCCCGAACGATTGATCCGTCATAAACCAAGTCCGTCGCTCTCACATGACACATCCTCCACAGACGACTGCAGCTGCGACATCACCCCTCAAACTCAAACACCCCTCAGCAAATGTGGAACCATCATGCGGCCAACAAACTGATCCGTCAAGCCTCAAGCTGAGCAACttaatgattattttacttttgtcGATGTGGACctttaaaaaggtttaaatcctggtgtgtgtgtgtgtgtgtgtgagtccttgTGTCGACTGTGTTGCTTTTGTGTCGCACAGAATCAAACTTTCATAGAGCCGCTATAAAAGCCAGTGACAGTGAATGTGACCCGAGGGTGACCCCTGCTCTTATTGTGTTTCCACAAGCTGGAAATGTGCTGATGGTGACTGCAGCTATAGTGAGGACAAGAGGTGTCTGACACAGGGCAGCATGGTAGTGATGGTAGATTCAGTAGTGTAAGTATGGCCACACACATTTACAAGCTCCCTACACACAATCCTACATGCTAACAAATACAGTACATACAGTAGTGTACGTATGGCCACGCACATTTACACGCTTCGTACACACGATCCTTCATGCTAACAAATACAGTACAAAAATTACACACTTCTTTCACACAATCCTACATACGTATGGCCACgcacatttgttgtgttttagttgAGTTTACTCACCGATTACAAATGTTCATTCTCACTCAGTAGATTTTCCCTCTTGTCAGACTCATAACCTGAGAATAAAACACAGGGAGTTACAGGGAGAATCACCACTGCCGACTATACAGATACACTACTGCTGATACTTCCAGTACTGAGAGTAATACTACTACTTTCGACAGAGCTACTGCTTCTACTGTTAATATAGTGCTGCTACTACTTCCAGTACTGGTGGTACTACTATTGCAAGCATTACACTACAACCATTACAAAAACAGAGAATATAGTACACAATTACAATACTAATGGGAGTACCACTTCTGCTAAAGTTAGAAGCTGCTA
Proteins encoded in this region:
- the hao2 gene encoding hydroxyacid oxidase 2 isoform X1, translating into MNICNREGGRCAEMAMVCLTDFEEYAKEHLSKATWDYYAAGADECCTRDDNLLAYKRIRLRPRILRDVSVSDTRTTVQGTEISFPVGIAPTAFHCLAWHEGEVATARATEALNTCYITSTYSTCSVEEIVAAAPNGYRWFQLYVYRDRKLSEQIVHRVEALGYKALVLTVDVPYTGKRRNDIRNQFKLPPHLKVKNFDGVFQQETAGPEDYGIPANTLDPSISWKDVYWLQSITRLPIIIKGILTKEDAELAVEHGVQGIVVSNHGGRQLDGGPASIDALSEIVDTVQGRIEVYVDGGIRTGSDVLKALALGAKCVFIGRPAVWGLAYKGEEGVREVLQILNDEFRLSMALSGCRNVAEINRNLIQFAKL
- the hao2 gene encoding hydroxyacid oxidase 2 isoform X3, yielding MNICNREGGRCAEMAMVCLTDFEEYAKEHLSKATWDYYAAGADECCTRDDNLLAYKRIRLRPRILRDVSVSDTRTTVQGTEISFPVGIAPTAFHCLAWHEGEVATARATEALNTCYITSTYSTCSVEEIVAAAPNGYRWFQLYVYRDRKLSEQIVHRVEALGYKALVLTVDVPYTGKRRNDIRNQFKLPPHLKVKNFDGVFQQETAGPEDYGIPANTLDPSISWKDVYWLQSITRLPIIIKGILTKEDAELAVEHGVQGIVVSNHGGRQLDGGPASGEEGVREVLQILNDEFRLSMALSGCRNVAEINRNLIQFAKL
- the hao2 gene encoding hydroxyacid oxidase 2 isoform X2, with translation MNICNREGGRCAEMAMVCLTDFEEYAKEHLSKATWDYYAAGADECCTRDDNLLAYKRIRLRPRILRDVSVSDTRTTVQGTEISFPVGIAPTAFHCLAWHEGEVATARATEALNTCYITSTYSTCSVEEIVAAAPNGYRWFQLYVYRDRKLSEQIVHRVEALGYKALVLTVDVPYTGKRRNDIRNQFKLPPHLKVKNFDGVFQETAGPEDYGIPANTLDPSISWKDVYWLQSITRLPIIIKGILTKEDAELAVEHGVQGIVVSNHGGRQLDGGPASIDALSEIVDTVQGRIEVYVDGGIRTGSDVLKALALGAKCVFIGRPAVWGLAYKGEEGVREVLQILNDEFRLSMALSGCRNVAEINRNLIQFAKL